Genomic DNA from Lutibacter sp. A80:
CATATTGCTAGTTATAAAATGCTTGTTGAAACAACTATTCCTGGAATTGAAAAATTACGTGATACACTACAATCAAAATCTAAAGAATTTAAAGATGTGGTTAAAATTGGTAGAACGCATTTAATGGATGCTACACCCTTAACATTAGGACAAGAATTTTCTGGATATGTTTCTCAATTAAATCACGGTTTAAAAGCCTTAAAAAACACCTTACCTCACCTAGCTGAGTTAGCTTTAGGAGGAACTGCAGTTGGTACAGGATTAAATACACCAAAAGGTTATGACGTTTTAGTAGCTAAAAAAATTGCAGAATTTACAGGACTACCATTTATTACAGCTAAAAATAAATTTGAAGCATTAGCTTCTCATGATGCTATTGTAGAAACACATGGAGCATTAAAACAATTAGCAGTTTCATTAAATAAAATTGCTAATGATATTAGAATGATGGCATCAGGTCCACGTTCTGGAATTGGAGAATTAATAATACCCGCAAATGAACCTGGAAGTTCAATAATGCCCGGTAAAGTAAACCCTACCCAATGTGAAGCTTTAACAATGGTATGTGCTCAAGTAATGGGTAATGATGTTACTATTACAATTGGAGCTACACAAGGTCATTATGAGTTAAATGTGTTTAAACCGCTAATAGCTGCTAACTTTTTAGAATCTGCCCGCTTAATTGGTGACGCTTGTTATAGTTTTGAAAAACATTGTGCTATTGGTATACAACCAAACTACAATCGTATTACAGAGTTGGTAAATAATTCCTTAATGTTAGTTACCGCCTTAAACACAAAAATAGGCTATTATAAAGCCGCCGAAATTGCAAATACTGCACATATAAACGGAACCACATTAAAAGAAGAAGCTATACGTTTAGGCTATGTAACTGCCAATGAATATGACACTTGGGTAAACCCAAAAAATATGACATAAATCATAAAAATAGTAGTGTTTATAATCAATTTTTAAGTCGGTAAATAATTTTACCGACTTTTTTATGTATACATTATCCAATGGTAAATTTATTGTTACCAATTATCCGGTTTTTAATACCATTTATTTATTTCAAAAAAAACAACTCCTTATTGAGCATATATTTGCATCAAATTTATAATAAGATGTATCCCCACAAACACAATTTATTATTTATTTTTATTGTTTTATTGAGCTTTCAAACTATTGAAGCAAAAAACACTGAAAATAAATCTACCGACTTAAATAGTAAAAATACAACTACCGTATCAGACTTTAGTAACATACTAAATTCTCCAATAAGTACTTTTAGCCAAAGCAGTGAGCAACAAGCTGATGCTACTGAATATGAAGAGTATGATAACAATAAAAAATATACAAAAGGAGATATAGTATATTTTAATTGTATGGTATGGGAAAAATCAAATGGATCGGGTGCTGGAACTACTCCTGGAAAAAGCAATGGTGCTTGGAAATTTGTTGAATATTATAATGGAGGTGGATGTACTTTTTATAATGGAGTACCTGAATTTGACAGTTCTATAATTTATCAAATTGGTATGAGTGTATATTACAATTGTACTATTTGGACAAAAACAAACGGGTCTGGTGCTGGGACTACTCCTGGAAAAAGCAATGGTGCTTGGGAATTTGTTAATTATTATGATGGAGGTGATTGCAAATTCATTGATGGTGTACTTGAATTTGACAGTTCTATAATTTATCAAATTGGTATGAGTGTATATTACAATTGTACTATCTGGACAAAAACAAACGGGTCTGGTGCTGGGACTACTCCTGGAAAAAGCAATGGTGCTTGGGAATTTGTTAATTATTATGATGGAGGTAATTGTACTTTTTATAATGGTGTACTTGAATTTGATCCAAGTATGATATATGAAAACTCTGGGTTTAAAGTATATTATAACGGTAAAATTTGGATAAGCAAAAAAAAGTTAGGTGCAGGTAATACTCCTACTGAAGGTGGTTGGGCCTGGGGAATAGTTGGAGAATATATTCCTGAAATTGATACTGTAAAATATCATGAAGAAGCAGTATATCAACCTGAAACTGAGATATATTTTAATTGTACACTTTGGAAAAAAGTAGATAACTCACCTGCTGGAACTGCTCCAGGAGACAACAATGATGCTTGGGAATTTGTTGAATATTTTGAAAATAGTAATGAATGTACTTTTATAGATGGAGTTCCAGAATATGATGATACAATGACCTACCTACCTGGAATGGAAGTTTATTATGATGGTAATGTATGGGTAAACAACACTACTAACCAAAAAATTTCTGGTGACACACCTAACTTTACTGATAGTGAGTGGAGTGCAAAAAATTCAAGTACGCTATCTGTAGCAGATGATATTCTAAAAGAAAATATTACATTGTATTACAATAGCAATAGGATTTATTACGATTTTACTAAATTAGAAAACTCATCACAAATTGTTTGTTATGATGTAAAAGGAAGTATGATATTTTCGAAAGAAATAAATAATGAAAAAGATGTAATTGAATTGCCTTCAATTCAACAAGGATTATATTTCTTACAAGTATTAAATAACAATGCAAAAACATTTAAAAAAATAATAGTTTTATAATTTATAGCATTTAATTTATAAAACTTTAGCATAAAAAAAGCTGTTTAGAAAGTATTCTAAACAGCTTTTTTATGCACTTAATATAATTTTTAAACCTACTTACTTAATAAGTTATAAGATTGTTTAGCAATCTCTAATTCTTCATTAGTTGGAATTATTAAAATCTTCACTTTAGAATTTTCTGAATGAATTTCAGTTAATACCTTTGGTTTAATATCATTTTTTTGTTCATCAATTTCAATCCCAAAGAAATCCATATCTTCACAAACCATTTTTCTGGTTAAAATTGAATTTTCACCAACACCAGCAGTAAATACAATAGCATCTACACCATTTAGAGCTGCAACATATTTACCAATGTATTGCTTAATTCTGTAAGCGCTCATATCTAATGCTAACTTACAATCTTCGTTACCTTTTGCTGCAAGTGCTTCAATATCTCTTAAATCGCTATAACCAGTTAAACCAGTCATACCACTATCTCTAAGCAGCATATTACTTACTTCTTCAATACTATAGTCTAAATTATTTACTAAATGAAATATAATTGCTTGGTCAACATCTCCACTTCTACTTCCCATAATTAATCCTTCATTTGGTCCAAAACCTAGAGAAGTATCAACACTTTTACCATCTTTTACAGCCGTAATACTACATCCACCACCTAAGTGAATAGTAATAATTTTAGAGCTATTTTTAAGCGCTAAATGTTCAATTGCTTTTTCAGTTACAAATTTATGACTTGTACCATGAAAACCATATCTACGAATTTTATTTACGTTTAATAATTTATTTGGTATTGCGTATTTATATGCTTTAATAGGCATTGTTTGATGAAAAGCTGTATCGAAAACAGCTATTTGTGTTGCTGAAGGAAACATAGATTCTGCTACTATTATACCTTCATAATTAGCTGGATTATGTAAAGGAGCTAATGGAAATAACTCTTTTATCATTTCCTTTACTGTATCGTCTATTACAACTGTATCTGAAAAAGCAGCACCACCATGTACAACTCTATGTCCAACTGCTGCAATTTCTGAAGTAGACTTAATAACTCCAACTTCTTCATCTCTTAAAAAATTTACTACTTTTTCTAAACCAACTTCGTGATTAGGAATTTCACAAATTTTATCAATATTATGATCTTTAGATTTGTAGTGAATTTCAGGATTTGCCAATCCGATTCTTTCTACTAAACCTGAACAAATTACTTCTTCTTGAGGCATTTTAAATAATTGATATTTAATGGAAGAACTACCTGAATTAATTATTAAAACTTTCATTATAAACCTTGTGCTTGTATTGCTGTTAATATTACCGTGTTAAATATATCGTCAATTGTACATCCTCTACTTAAATCGTTTACTGGTTTATTTAAACCTTGTAACATTGGACCAATTGCTAACGCTCCTGTTTCTCTTTGTACAGCTTTATATGTATTGTTTCCTGTATTTAAGTCTGGGAATATTAATACATTTGCTTGTCCTGCTACTTCAGAGTCTGGCATTTTACTTTTACCTACTGATGGATCAACTGCTGCATCGTATTGTATTGGACCTTCTACTTTTAAATCTGGACGTTTCGCTTTAACAATTTCTGTAGCTTCTCTTACAATATCTACGTCTTCTCCTTTACCTGAAGCTCCTGAAGAATATGAAAGCATTGCTATTTTTGGTTCTATTCCAAAATTGATACTACTCTCTGCCGATGAAATTGCAATTTCTGCTAACTGTTCTGAATTTGGGTTTGGATTAATTGCACAATCTCCAAATACTGAAACTCTGTCTTCTAAACACATAAAGAATACTGATGATACTACAGATACTCCTGGTTTTGTTTTTACAAATTGCAATGCTGGTAATATGGTATGTCCGGTTGTATGCGCTGCTCCAGAAACCATTCCATCTGCTAAACCTTTATGCACCATCATAGTTCCAAAATAAGAAACATCGCCCATTAAATCTTCAGCCATTTTTATAGTTAATCCTTTATGCTTACGCAATTCAAATAAGGTAGTTGCAAAATCGTTAAAATATTCTGACTCTATTGGGTTAATTATGTTTAATTTATTAATATCAACTATTAAACCTAATCTTACAATAGCGCTTTCAATAGCTACTTTATCTCCTAATATTGTTAAATCTACAATATCAGTATCTAATAAACGTACTGCAGCTGCAATAATTCTATCGTCGTTACCTTCTGGCAATACAATATGTTTACGTTGGGTTTTTGCACGTTTAACTAAATTATATTGGAACATTCTAGGAGTTGTACCTCCATTTACAAATGTTGCCATTTTTTCAGCCAATTGATCAAACTCTACATATTTTTCGAAAGTATTTATTGACTGTGTAATTTTTGGTGTATTACCTGCATACATATGCGAACGCACAGAACCTATTTTATTTGCTGTACCAAAAGTACCTTGTTCAACAGATAAAATTGGAATAATTTGAGACAAACCTTCAATTAATTTTACAATTGGTTCTTCTGGTAAAATACCACCTGTTAATACAATTCCGGCTATTGAAGGATAGTTAGATGAAATATTTGCCTGAAGTGCTCCTAATATAATATCTGCTCTATCACCAGGTGTAATAATTAAATTATCCTTTTTTAAATGCGTTAAATAATTTCTTAACTGCATTGCTCCTACTGTAAAACTATCTGTTTGATTATTTATGTGTTCTTCTCCAAATAATATTTTTGCATCAATGGCAGTTGCAATTTCTTTAACTGTTGGATTATTTAATGAAGCTATTAAAGGAATTACACCTACAAAAATATCCTTAGGTAAATTATTTTTTAATTCAATTTTTGTTTTTTCAATATTATTTTCTTGAACTTTATTTGCTATTACAGCTAGTACTTCAACTTCCCTTTCTTTAAAAGAATCGTATGCTAAATGTAAACCTTCTGTAAAGTCGCTTAAAGATTTACCTATACCACTTGAAACAATTATTGCTGGGATCCCTAAGTTTTTTGCAATTTCAATATTTGCATCTAGTTCTATAGCACTTCCTTCTCCAGAAAAATCTGAACCTTCAACTAATACAAAATCGTTTTTTTCTTCTAAGGCCTTGTATTTTTCAATAATGGTATCAATAATCTCTCCTTCTTTCCCTTTATTACGCATACTTATAAATTCTTTACGCGTACAAGCATAAGCTTCTTTTGGGTCTATACCTAATTGGAAATGAGAAATAATTGTACTGATATGATTGTCGTTTTTGCCTTTTTTCACATCATCAATAATTGGCCTAAAATACCCTACTTTAGCAGTTTTACCAAGTAACATACTCATGAGGCCTAGAGCAACAATTGACTTGCCGGTATTGGCCTCACTTGTTGCTATATATATAGCTTTATTCATTATAAAAATTTTGTTACAAAGATACTTTATAACAATTGGTTTACCAGTTAATTTTAAAAAAAATTTAGTGACATTTGTCACGTTATTTTAAAAAAATATTGTTAGATAAACGATTTTAATGAAACTATAAATTTAATACTCCAAAATTCACGATTTAAAATTAGTAGTATAAAAAAAGACTGTTTAGAAAATTCTAAACAGTCTTTTAAATTTTTTATAAATTATAAATTACCAAGAAAATATTGGTCTATCCGACATCAATTCATTTACTTTTTCTGCAATATTTTCTAAAATTGTTTCATCTGAATGGTTTTGAATTACTTCATCAATTAAATCAACAATAGTTTTCATATCATCTTCTTTTAATCCACGTGTAGTTATTGCTGCAGTTCCTATTCTAATTCCTGATGTTACAAATGGAGATTTGTCATCAAAAGGAACCATATTTTTATTTACAGTAATATCTGCTTTTGTTAATGCATTTTCTGCATCTTTACCACTAATATCTTTATTTCTTAAGTCAATTAGCATACAATGATTATCTGTTCCTCCTGAAATAATTTCATATCCTTTAGCTACAAAATTTACTGCCATTGCTGCTGCATTCTTTTTCACTTGAATTTGATAATGTAAAAACTCATCGGATAAAGCTTCTCCAAAAGCTACTGCTTTTGCTGCAATTACATGTTCTAATGGTCCTCCTTGATTTCCTGGAAAAACTGAAGAATTAATTAAAGTAGACATCATTTTTAATTTTCCACTTTTTAATTTTTGACCAAATGGGTTTTCAAAATCTTTTCCAATCATAATCATACCACCTCTTGGTCCACGTAATGTTTTATGTGTTGTAGTAGTTACAATATGACAATGAGGAATAGGATCATTTAAAATTCCTTTAGCAATTAAACCTGCAGGATGTGAAATATCTGCCATTAAAATCGCTCCAACTTCATCGGCAATTTCTCTAAATTTTTTAAAATCTATATCTCTAGAATAAGCAGAAGCACCAGCAATAATTAATTTTGGTTTATGTTCTTTTGCTTGTTTTTCTAAATGGCTATAATCTATTGTACCCGTTGCTTTATCTACACCGTAAAAAACAGGATTGTATAATTTACCAGAAAAATTTACTGGAGAACCGTGTGTTAAATGTCCACCGTGTGATAAATCGAATCCTAAAATTGTGTCTCCAGGTTTTAAACAAGCTGCATAAACAGCTGTATTAGCCTGAGATCCAGAATGTGGTTGTACATTTACATATTCTGCCCCGAACAATTCTTTTGCTCTATCTATGGCAATTTGCTCAACAACATCTACAACTTCACAACCACCATAATAACGTTTATTAGGGTATCCTTCAGCATATTTATTAGTTAAAATTGAACCTTGAGCCTCCATAACTTGCTCACTTACAAAGTTTTCTGAAGCAATTAATTCTAATCCGTTAGTTTGTCTTACTCTTTCGTCTTCTATTAAATCGAAAATAATTTGGTCACGTTGCATGCGCTATACTTGTTTAAAAGTTAAATTAATCGCAAAAATAGTAATTTCATTTTTCTTTTAAGTAGAAACATATATATTTGATAAGAAAATTTAATTAAACTATACATAAATATATAAATATGGAAATAATTGCCAACAATCAAAACAGAAAAACTTGGTTACCAGTTGTTGAGGGATGTGATTTTCCAATTCAAAATATCCCTTTTGGGGTTTTTATTACAAAAGATGATATTATTACAATTGGTACTAGAATAGGTGAATATGCTATTGATTTAGGCGCATTTCATCAGTTAGGATATTTTAATGGAATCCCTTTAACGGATGACATTTTTATGCAAGATTCTTTAAACGATTTTATTGCAGATGGTAGAAAAACTTGGCGTTTAGTAAGAAATAGAATTGCTGAAGTTTTTGATGCTAAAAATTCAAGTTTACGTGATAATAAAAAACATAGAGATGTAATAATCTTTGACGTTAACGAAGTTGAAATGTTAATGCCAATTGATGTTGGTGATTATACAGATTTTTATTCTAGTAAAGAACATGCTACAAATGTTGGAAAAATATTTAAAAGAAAAGACGAAGCTTTAATACCAAATTGGCTTCATATACCTGTTGGTTATCACGGGCGTTCTTCATCAGTTGTAGTTTCTGGAACTAATATAAGAAGACCTTACGGGCAAACATTATTAGACAATGCGTCAACTCCTGAATTTGGACCTTCTAAAAAATTAGATATGGAACTTGAAATTGCGTTTATTACAACTTCTGCTAACGATTTAGGTAAACCTATTAATATTAATGAAGCCGAAGAAAATATTTTTGGAATGGTATTACTAAACGATTGGAGTGCGCGCGATATTCAAACTTGGGAAAACGCTCCTTTAGGACCATTTTTATCTAAAAACTTTGCTTCAACAATTTCACCTTGGATTGTTACTTTAGACGCTTTAGAACCATTTAGATGCGAAAGTCCAAAACAAGAAATTGAACCTTTGCCTTATTTACAACCTAAAAACACAAACAATAGCTTTGATATAAAATTAGAAGTAACGATAGAAACTGAAAATGGCGATTTAAATACTTTAACCAACTCTAATTTTAAATATTTATACTGGACAATGGCGCAACAATTAGCGCATCATACCATAAATGGCTGTAATGTTAGAGCTGGTGATTTAATGGGTAGTGGAACAATTTCTGGGCCTACAGAAGACAGTTTTGGTTCTTTATTAGAACTTACTTGGGGCGGAGAAAAACCTATTACTTTAAAAGATGGAACTACACGCACATATTTAAACAATGGCGATAATTTAATTTTACGTGGTTATTGTGAAAATAAAAAAGGTAGAATTGGTTTTGGAAAATGTACAGGTAAAATTTTACCTCCAATTAAACTTTAAATAATTATAGTTTAAATTAATAAACCTCTAAAACATTTTTTTAGAGGTTTATTATATATTGGCATCACTATTGAATTGTCAATTTTACATATAAATAAATTTACTTTATGATTAAAAAATTACTCTTAATTTTTATAGCTATTGCTACAGTTTCTTGCTCTAGCATAAAAAAAACGCAAAAAGCTATCAATTATGGAAATTATGATGATGCCATAGCTATTTCATTAAAAAATTTAAAAAATAATAAAACAAAAAAAAGCAATCAAGAATATGTTTTATTGTTAGAAGAAGCATATAAAAAGGCTACAATTAAAGATTTAGAATATATTTCATTTTTAAAAAAAGATGGTAATCCTGCTAATTTAGAAGAAATATATACCACATATTTAAACCTAAAAAACAGACAAGAACAAATTAAACCATTACTTCCATTAACTGTACTTTCTGAAAAAAGAAATGCTGAAATTTCATTAACAGATTATACTGATGCAATTTTAAATGCAAAAAATAACTTGTCTGAACACATATACACAAACGCAAAACAATTAATTACGAATGCTCGTAATAAAATGGATTATAGAGTTGCTTTTAATAATTTAAATTATTTAAACGAGTTAAACCCTAACTACAAAACAACAAACAATTTAATTGAAGAAGCCCATATAAAAGGGACAGATTATATTTATGTTGCACTTAAAAATAAAACCAAACAAGTTATACCTAAAAATTTAGAAGCAGACTTATTAAACTTTGACACTTACCAATTAAATAATTTATGGACTGTTTTTAATACAAAAAATTACCCAGAATTAGAATACGACTATGAAATGGAAATTATTTTTAGGGACATTAATATTTCTCCAGAACAAATTCATGAAAAAGAAATATTTAAAAGTAAACAAATTATTGATGGCTGGAAATATGAAAAAGATAGCTTAGGAAAAAATATTAAAGTAGACGTTTATAAAACAATTACATGTACTGTTAAAGAAATAGAACAATATAAAACGGTTCAAGTAACTGGTATCGTTAATTATTTTGATTTAAACACAAAACAATTAATTGATAGTTATCCTTTAACAAGCCAGTTTATTTTTGAAAATAAATACGGTACTTACAAAGGAAATAAAAGCGCTTTAGATAAAAAATATTTAGACTTAATAGCTAACAAATATGTTCCATTTCCAAGCAATGAACAAATGATATTTGACTGTGGTGAAGACTTAAAAAATAAAATTAAAGATATTGTTATAACCAATAAATTCACCCCTTAAATCTCATTAATTGCTTTTGAAATAATATCATAATGTGATGCATGGTTCACCACTACCCCATCTTTTAAAAAAATAGCTTGTGGCGATTGATGATCCACATTAAATTTCTGTGCAATCTCGTTTGAAATAGTTCTATATTTTAATAAATCTAAATAATAAAAAGCAACCGTATCTGATGTAGTATCCATAGACTTTTCAAATTTAGAAAGCACTCCACTACTTATTCCACAACGTGTACTGTGTTTAAAAATTATTACCAATTTATCTTTAGATAATTCAACAATTTCCTTTAGTTGACTCGTTTCTGTAAGAGGAATCCAGTTAAAATTATTTTTATTATTTGATTCAAAAATACCACCTAAAATTCCCATATTTTTTTATTTTTCACTACCTTTAATAAGGCGTTTAATTAGTTTTAAAAATAGACAAATTGTCGTTAAACCCCTTAAAAACAAGACAAAATG
This window encodes:
- the fumC gene encoding class II fumarate hydratase, yielding MKYRIEKDTMGDVKVLATNYWGAQTERSKNNFKIGPNASMPLEIIYGFAYLKKAAAYANCDLGVLSTEKRDLIAAVCEEILVGKLDKQFPLVIWQTGSGTQSNMNVNEVIANRAHEIAGKVIGEGDKTMQPNDDVNKSQSSNDTFPTAMHIASYKMLVETTIPGIEKLRDTLQSKSKEFKDVVKIGRTHLMDATPLTLGQEFSGYVSQLNHGLKALKNTLPHLAELALGGTAVGTGLNTPKGYDVLVAKKIAEFTGLPFITAKNKFEALASHDAIVETHGALKQLAVSLNKIANDIRMMASGPRSGIGELIIPANEPGSSIMPGKVNPTQCEALTMVCAQVMGNDVTITIGATQGHYELNVFKPLIAANFLESARLIGDACYSFEKHCAIGIQPNYNRITELVNNSLMLVTALNTKIGYYKAAEIANTAHINGTTLKEEAIRLGYVTANEYDTWVNPKNMT
- a CDS encoding T9SS type A sorting domain-containing protein is translated as MYPHKHNLLFIFIVLLSFQTIEAKNTENKSTDLNSKNTTTVSDFSNILNSPISTFSQSSEQQADATEYEEYDNNKKYTKGDIVYFNCMVWEKSNGSGAGTTPGKSNGAWKFVEYYNGGGCTFYNGVPEFDSSIIYQIGMSVYYNCTIWTKTNGSGAGTTPGKSNGAWEFVNYYDGGDCKFIDGVLEFDSSIIYQIGMSVYYNCTIWTKTNGSGAGTTPGKSNGAWEFVNYYDGGNCTFYNGVLEFDPSMIYENSGFKVYYNGKIWISKKKLGAGNTPTEGGWAWGIVGEYIPEIDTVKYHEEAVYQPETEIYFNCTLWKKVDNSPAGTAPGDNNDAWEFVEYFENSNECTFIDGVPEYDDTMTYLPGMEVYYDGNVWVNNTTNQKISGDTPNFTDSEWSAKNSSTLSVADDILKENITLYYNSNRIYYDFTKLENSSQIVCYDVKGSMIFSKEINNEKDVIELPSIQQGLYFLQVLNNNAKTFKKIIVL
- a CDS encoding acetate/propionate family kinase, with translation MKVLIINSGSSSIKYQLFKMPQEEVICSGLVERIGLANPEIHYKSKDHNIDKICEIPNHEVGLEKVVNFLRDEEVGVIKSTSEIAAVGHRVVHGGAAFSDTVVIDDTVKEMIKELFPLAPLHNPANYEGIIVAESMFPSATQIAVFDTAFHQTMPIKAYKYAIPNKLLNVNKIRRYGFHGTSHKFVTEKAIEHLALKNSSKIITIHLGGGCSITAVKDGKSVDTSLGFGPNEGLIMGSRSGDVDQAIIFHLVNNLDYSIEEVSNMLLRDSGMTGLTGYSDLRDIEALAAKGNEDCKLALDMSAYRIKQYIGKYVAALNGVDAIVFTAGVGENSILTRKMVCEDMDFFGIEIDEQKNDIKPKVLTEIHSENSKVKILIIPTNEELEIAKQSYNLLSK
- the pta gene encoding phosphate acetyltransferase, with translation MNKAIYIATSEANTGKSIVALGLMSMLLGKTAKVGYFRPIIDDVKKGKNDNHISTIISHFQLGIDPKEAYACTRKEFISMRNKGKEGEIIDTIIEKYKALEEKNDFVLVEGSDFSGEGSAIELDANIEIAKNLGIPAIIVSSGIGKSLSDFTEGLHLAYDSFKEREVEVLAVIANKVQENNIEKTKIELKNNLPKDIFVGVIPLIASLNNPTVKEIATAIDAKILFGEEHINNQTDSFTVGAMQLRNYLTHLKKDNLIITPGDRADIILGALQANISSNYPSIAGIVLTGGILPEEPIVKLIEGLSQIIPILSVEQGTFGTANKIGSVRSHMYAGNTPKITQSINTFEKYVEFDQLAEKMATFVNGGTTPRMFQYNLVKRAKTQRKHIVLPEGNDDRIIAAAVRLLDTDIVDLTILGDKVAIESAIVRLGLIVDINKLNIINPIESEYFNDFATTLFELRKHKGLTIKMAEDLMGDVSYFGTMMVHKGLADGMVSGAAHTTGHTILPALQFVKTKPGVSVVSSVFFMCLEDRVSVFGDCAINPNPNSEQLAEIAISSAESSINFGIEPKIAMLSYSSGASGKGEDVDIVREATEIVKAKRPDLKVEGPIQYDAAVDPSVGKSKMPDSEVAGQANVLIFPDLNTGNNTYKAVQRETGALAIGPMLQGLNKPVNDLSRGCTIDDIFNTVILTAIQAQGL
- the glyA gene encoding serine hydroxymethyltransferase, coding for MQRDQIIFDLIEDERVRQTNGLELIASENFVSEQVMEAQGSILTNKYAEGYPNKRYYGGCEVVDVVEQIAIDRAKELFGAEYVNVQPHSGSQANTAVYAACLKPGDTILGFDLSHGGHLTHGSPVNFSGKLYNPVFYGVDKATGTIDYSHLEKQAKEHKPKLIIAGASAYSRDIDFKKFREIADEVGAILMADISHPAGLIAKGILNDPIPHCHIVTTTTHKTLRGPRGGMIMIGKDFENPFGQKLKSGKLKMMSTLINSSVFPGNQGGPLEHVIAAKAVAFGEALSDEFLHYQIQVKKNAAAMAVNFVAKGYEIISGGTDNHCMLIDLRNKDISGKDAENALTKADITVNKNMVPFDDKSPFVTSGIRIGTAAITTRGLKEDDMKTIVDLIDEVIQNHSDETILENIAEKVNELMSDRPIFSW
- the fahA gene encoding fumarylacetoacetase, with product MEIIANNQNRKTWLPVVEGCDFPIQNIPFGVFITKDDIITIGTRIGEYAIDLGAFHQLGYFNGIPLTDDIFMQDSLNDFIADGRKTWRLVRNRIAEVFDAKNSSLRDNKKHRDVIIFDVNEVEMLMPIDVGDYTDFYSSKEHATNVGKIFKRKDEALIPNWLHIPVGYHGRSSSVVVSGTNIRRPYGQTLLDNASTPEFGPSKKLDMELEIAFITTSANDLGKPININEAEENIFGMVLLNDWSARDIQTWENAPLGPFLSKNFASTISPWIVTLDALEPFRCESPKQEIEPLPYLQPKNTNNSFDIKLEVTIETENGDLNTLTNSNFKYLYWTMAQQLAHHTINGCNVRAGDLMGSGTISGPTEDSFGSLLELTWGGEKPITLKDGTTRTYLNNGDNLILRGYCENKKGRIGFGKCTGKILPPIKL
- the ytxJ gene encoding bacillithiol system redox-active protein YtxJ, producing the protein MGILGGIFESNNKNNFNWIPLTETSQLKEIVELSKDKLVIIFKHSTRCGISSGVLSKFEKSMDTTSDTVAFYYLDLLKYRTISNEIAQKFNVDHQSPQAIFLKDGVVVNHASHYDIISKAINEI